The Melanotaenia boesemani isolate fMelBoe1 chromosome 17, fMelBoe1.pri, whole genome shotgun sequence genome segment gacgtatgtggccgacgaatccgcacttcgaagtgtgcagaccctgaattgggacacaccttatGTTTCCGAGCCGTTTGGACCGTTTCTAGCCACTAGCTGAGGATCATTGAGCTGTTTTTTCCCCTGAAACTGGAGTGAAAGTGATCCAGGAAAATGTTCTTCACGTCGCCAGAGCGGCTTCGTCTGGTTTGTTGAGTTTAATCAGACCGCGACTCAAGCTAACGCTGCTAACGCTGCTAACTCTGCTAACTCGAGCCAAAGCAGTTTACAGGTAttcattttatgttaaaaatacgtttaaataaactaatagtTGTTTGAGACGCTCCTCATACTGACTGGAGTTCTGGATGAATGATTGAAAATCAGGGTCAGACAAACTACAAACACCAGCTGATGTTAAATTGTGATGCAGCAGACCGGATGTAAATAATCTGTGATGTCATCCAGGTGAGACGGTCCTGTTCAGGTTGAGTCGGAGAACTGGTAATGACAGCTGAGTTTGCGTTTTCTGATGGTTCAGCTGTTCTCAGCTCGGTGTTTGGATGTGAGCAGAAGCCACAGTGATAGTTACTGAACCTCAACTTGAAGGTGTGGTACCGCagtgtcaccatggcaaccggTGCTGAACTCACGAGCGGCTCTGACACCCTTAAGTTCACTATAAGATCATTTCTCAGATCCTGATAAAACTGAATGAAGCTAAATTCAGCGGTTATCTGACGATGTGGAGTAACTGACAACAGATCAATAGTTTAACTGTCAACCTAAAGATTTAACCATTtcattcaattcagctttatttgtataacgcCACTTCACAACAACATCTCAGGGTTTACAGACAAATCATTCGATCCAATTCATAGTTATTAACAGCCTCGttaagaaaaccaacagattgaaTCTAGACTTCGATCCAGgcccccatcctgagctgcaagaGGCGACAGCGGAAAGGGAAAAACCTCCGGCTGAACCAGAACCGGAACCCGTCTCAgggagggcggccatctgcctgaACCgattggggtggagaggacagctAAGAGAAACCAGCAGACCCTGCAGCTTGGatccaggaagacctgctgagcCATAAAACAATCCAGTGTTTACTAGCTGGTAACCAGAGCTAAAACCAGGTTTTGGACTTAAACCTGGAAGAACCGGTTCTAGTGCTGTAGCTGTTTAATGAATTTTTCTTCATACGAGCTGCTCTTCTAATGAAGTGTCAGCTGATGgatgaagaaaaacagctgataTGATGCTCACCAGcggaaattatgtttttatttatttagatagcTCCCACTTCTGATTACATTTGGTTTAAttcactttaataataataataatgatgatgatgatgatgataagtCACCTGCTGAGAATCTGTGCTGGTCCTCCACCTTCCTGCAGGAGTCCTGACCTTCATGGCGTCTGAGGGGGCTGAACCTCCGTCGGGCCCGGCGCCCTCAGGCGACGTGGTGAACTCGATCCGGGAGCGGACCATCGCAGAGAACAGCATAGTGGTCCTGCTGCAGGGGCTGCAGGGGGAGGTGACCACCGTGGACCTGAGGAACGAGAGCTGGGCCCGGGGACGCGTAGTCAACGTGGACGCCTTCATGAACATCCGTCTGGAGGAGGTTCTGTACCAGGACCGGCGGGGTCAGCGCACCCA includes the following:
- the lsm10 gene encoding U7 snRNA-associated Sm-like protein LSm10, with translation MASEGAEPPSGPAPSGDVVNSIRERTIAENSIVVLLQGLQGEVTTVDLRNESWARGRVVNVDAFMNIRLEEVLYQDRRGQRTQLQELFITGRNVRYVHIPDHVDIMKTIQNQLAKIHRVRNFGSEGGGRKEFAKKK